The nucleotide window CAGTAGCGCCCCTTCTGCTTTACTTTGCTTAAACACATCCCCGATGTGTTGACAATTACCAGCGCCCCCCGAAGCAATCACAGGAATTTCCACCGTATCAGCAATAGCCTTAGTTAATGTCAAATCATAACCATTCTGTGTACCATCAGCATCCATACTGGTGACTAATAACTCCCCAGCGCCCCTCGCCCATACCTCTTGCGCCCATTGTAAGGCATCTAAACCAGTATTTTCCCGCCCTCCACGGACATAGACATCCCAACCGGGGTTATGCACATCATCACGACGACGGGCATCAATGGCAACCACAATACATTGACGACCGAAACGATCACTGGCACGATTAATAAAATCAGGGTCTTTTACTGCAGTAGAATTAATACTAATTTTGTCAGCGCCCGCCCGTAATAAATCCTTCACATTATCAAGAGTTTTAATACCACCCCCCACCGTCAAAGGTATAAAAACTTGCCCTGCGGTACGATATACTACATCAATAATAGTATCTCTGCCCTCATGGGTAGCGGTGATGTCTAAAAATACCAACTCATCAGCCCCTGCTTCATTATAAACCTTCGCTAATTCTACAGGGTCTCCAGCGTCTTTGAGATCGACAAAATTAACTCCTTTCACTACTCGCCCAGCGTTGACATCTAAACAGGGTAAAATTCTTTTAGCTAACATTTTTTTGATAATATTTCTTTATTATTAATTATTCATTAAAATCAAAATTTTTTCCATAAAATTAAAGCATCAGCGCCCGTCGCCCGATAATATTTCTTTCGTCTTCCAGCCACTGCAAAACCGAATTTTTCATATAAATTTAATGCCACTTGATTATATTCACTTACTTCTAATGTTGCCCTTTCTAAACCTTTGGCTTGAGCTTTTTCTAATAAATTAGATAATAACATTTTTCCTAAACCTTGTCCTTGAAAATCAGGATGGATTGCTAAAATGGTGAGGTGCGCTTCTTCTAAAATAGACCAAAAACAACCTAAACCAATAATTTTTTCAGTTTCTTTTATGTTTGTAGTCAAAATTAAAAGAGTGCTATTAGGGCTTTCTATTTCCCTTTTATAACCATCTAAACTCCACAAACCTCCGAAACAAATTTGGTCTAATTCTATTATTTCATTTAAGTGTTTTAATTCTAAAGGTTTAATATTAATGGTGGTAAGAGTCA belongs to Cyanobacterium sp. T60_A2020_053 and includes:
- the hisF gene encoding imidazole glycerol phosphate synthase subunit HisF, translated to MLAKRILPCLDVNAGRVVKGVNFVDLKDAGDPVELAKVYNEAGADELVFLDITATHEGRDTIIDVVYRTAGQVFIPLTVGGGIKTLDNVKDLLRAGADKISINSTAVKDPDFINRASDRFGRQCIVVAIDARRRDDVHNPGWDVYVRGGRENTGLDALQWAQEVWARGAGELLVTSMDADGTQNGYDLTLTKAIADTVEIPVIASGGAGNCQHIGDVFKQSKAEGALLASLLHYGQLTVKEIKEYLHQQQIPVRL
- the rimI gene encoding ribosomal protein S18-alanine N-acetyltransferase, whose product is MTLTTINIKPLELKHLNEIIELDQICFGGLWSLDGYKREIESPNSTLLILTTNIKETEKIIGLGCFWSILEEAHLTILAIHPDFQGQGLGKMLLSNLLEKAQAKGLERATLEVSEYNQVALNLYEKFGFAVAGRRKKYYRATGADALILWKKF